In Corylus avellana chromosome ca2, CavTom2PMs-1.0, the following proteins share a genomic window:
- the LOC132171200 gene encoding putative pentatricopeptide repeat-containing protein At1g02420, translating into MMTTAKRLAFLPQLGYVHSVPFLSRPFCSGNPSLNDDVETVFRIISSSTSSKNLKQSLKSSGVFLSNDLIDKVLKRVRFSHGNPSQALEFFNYTGYRRGFYHTAFSLDTMLYILGRSRAFYKIWELLIEMKQKDRSLISQRTVMVVLGRIAKVCSVRQTVESFRKFKKLVPEFDTGCFNALLRTLCQEKTMADARNVYHSLKNQFKPNLQTFNILLSGWKSSEEAKEFFEEMREMGVKPDIVSYNCLVDAYCKGREVDMAYKVVENMRDEDISPDVITYTSLIGGLGLIGQPDKARDVLKEMKEYGCYPDAAAYNAAIRNYCIAKRLGEAYKLMDEMLNKGLNPNATTYNLFFRVFFWSNDLSSSWNLYRRMMDTGCLPNTQSCMFLIRLFKRQEKMEMALQLWADMVEKGFGSYTLVSDVLFDFLCDMGKLVEAEKCFLQMVEKGHKPSQVSFRRIKVLMELANKHNALENLSEKMAIFGRLVHVPKCVDSPTDPLDLDSFPVNHTFVTNHGHRRC; encoded by the coding sequence ATGATGACTACTGCTAAGCGCCTCGCATTTCTCCCACAACTCGGGTACGTTCACTCAGTCCCATTTCTCTCTAGGCCATTTTGCTCCGGAAACCCGTCTCTAAACGACGACGTTGAGACGGTTTTTCGCATAATCAGTAGCTCTACTTCTTCGAAAAACTTGAAGCAATCGTTGAAATCTAGTGGGGTTTTCCTCTCAAATGATTTGATTGATAAGGTTCTGAAAAGGGTCAGGTTCAGCCATGGAAACCCTTCACAGGCCTTGGAGTTTTTCAATTACACTGGTTATAGAAGAGGGTTTTATCACACTGCTTTTTCGTTGGATACGATGCTTTATATACTTGGTAGGAGTCGGGCgttttataaaatttgggaGCTTTTGATTGAAATGAAGCAAAAAGATCGGTCCCTGATATCGCAGCGAACAGTTATGGTCGTTTTAGGTAGAATTGCTAAGGTTTGTTCGGTTAGGCAGACTGTAGAGTCATTTAGAAAGTTTAAGAAGCTCGTGCCGGAGTTTGATACGGGTTGTTTTAATGCGTTGTTAAGGACTttgtgtcaagagaagaccaTGGCAGATGCGAGGAATGTTTATCATAGTTTGAAGAATCAGTTTAAGCCGAATTTGCAGACTTTTAATATATTGTTGTCGGGGTGGAAGTCCTCGGAGGAGGCCAAGGAGTTCTTTGAGGAGATGAGGGAAATGGGTGTGAAGCCAGATATTGTTTCATATAATTGTTTGGTTGATGCTTATTGTAAGGGAAGAGAAGTGGACATGGCATATAAGGTGGTTGAGAACATGCGGGATGAGGATATATCGCCGGATGTGATCACGTATACTAGTCTTATTGGAGGCCTGGGGTTGATTGGTCAGCCAGATAAGGCTAGAGATGTTTTGAAGGAAATGAAGGAATATGGGTGTTACCCAGATGCTGCTGCATATAATGCTGCTATAAGGAATTATTGTATTGCAAAGAGGCTTGGTGAAGCTTATAAATTGATGGATGAGATGCTGAACAAGGGTTTAAATCCAAATGCAACTACgtacaatttatttttcaggGTTTTCTTCTGGTCGAATGATTTGTCAAGTTCCTGGAATTTGTACCGGAGGATGATGGATACTGGATGCTTGCCAAATACACAGTCTTGTATGTTCCTAATTAGGTTGTTTAAGAGGCAGGAAAAGATGGAGATGGCTCTACAGTTATGGGCTGACATGGTGGAGAAGGGTTTTGGGTCTTATACCTTGGTATCTGATGTGTTGTTTGATTTTCTGTGTGATATGGGAAAGTTGGTGGAAGCAGAGAAGTGTTTTTTGCAGATGGTAGAGAAGGGGCATAAGCCAAGCCAGGTTTCTTTTAGAAGGATCAAGGTGCTCATGGAACTTGCGAACAAGCATAATGCCCTAGAGAACTTGTCAGAGAAAATGGCCATTTTTGGGCGTTTGGTCCATGTTCCTAAATGTGTAGATAGCCCAACTGATCCATTAGATTTGGACTCATTTCCGGTAAATCACACTTTTGTGACCAATCATGGCCATAGGAGGTGCTAA